The following proteins come from a genomic window of Dromaius novaehollandiae isolate bDroNov1 chromosome 19, bDroNov1.hap1, whole genome shotgun sequence:
- the MYO18A gene encoding unconventional myosin-XVIIIa isoform X4 gives MFNLMKKDKEKDGARKEKKEKKEKKERMSAAELKSLEEMSMRRGFFNLNRASKRESKTRLEISNPIPIKVASGSDLHLTDIDSDSNRGSVILDSGHLSTASSSDDLKVDDGNFKGSVLQRAAKFGSLAKQNSQMIVKRFSFSQRSRDESASETSTPSEHSAAPSPQVEVRALETQLAKHGASPGRPRSPSAASLRARVPELVGKRFPADLRLPAVVPPQPPAPRQLELQRRNTGDFGFSLRRTTMLDRGPDGQVYRRVVHFAEPGAGTKDLALGLVPGDRLVEINGRNVESKSRDEIVEMIRQSGETVQLKVQPILELSELSRCWLRGGEGARRAACELDPAAPASAPSQAKTEEQMAAEEAWYETDKVWLVHRDGFSLASQLRADEASLLPEGKAKVKLDHDGAVLEVDEDDVEKANPPSCDRAEDLASLVYLNESSVLHTLRQRYGGNLVHTYAGPTMVIVNPLSSPSMYSEKVMHMFKGCRREDMSPHIYAVAQAAYRSMLMSRQDQAVVLLGSSGSGKTTNCQHLVQYLATIAGSTGKVFSAEKWQALYTILEAFGNSSTSMNGNATRFSQIISLDFDQAGQVASASVQTLLLEKLRVARRPANEATFNVFYYLLACSDSALRTELHFNHLAENNVFGIVPLSKPEEKQKATQQFNKLQAAMKVMGISGDEQKAFWLVLGAIYHLGAAGATKEPLADGADADEAGRKQFARHEWAQKAAYLLGCGLEELSSSVFKHQPKGSLQRSTSFRQGPEDAGLGDGTGPKLSALECLEGMAAGLYSELFTLLISLLNRALKSSQHSLCSVTVVDTPGAQNPALAGQSRGATFEELCHNYAQERLQLLFHQRTCAQELERYKEENIELALADTEPSTPGSVATVDQPSHQALVRSLARTDEARGLLWLLEEEALQPGGTEDTLLERLFSYYGPQEGGKKGHDPLLPSDKPRHFFLGHSSGTNWVEYDATGWLNHVKHNPASQNASVLLQESQKKIISSLFAGRAGSALVLSGSVAGLEGGSQLALRRATSMRKTFTTGVAAVKKKSLCIQIKLQVDALIDSIKKSKVHFVHCFLPKAEGAGGDPRGLPSQRVSGSELDLPAEHCEAGLMQLDVPLLRAQLRGSRLLDALRMYRQGYPDHMVFAEFRRRFDVLAPHLTKKHGRNYIVVDEKRAVEELLESLDLEKSSYHMGLSRVFFRAGCLARLEEQRDEQTSKNITLFQAACRGFLARQLFKKRKIQDLAIRCVQKNIKKNKGVKGWPWWKLFTTVRPLIEVQLTEDQIRGKDEEIQQLKGKLEKVEKERNELRLHSDRLESRITELTSELTDERNAGESASQLLDAETAERLQAEKEMKDLQAKYDALKKQMESMEMEVMEARLIRAAELNGELDDDDSGGEWRLKYERAVREIDFTKKRLQQELEDKLELEQQGKRQLERRLTDLQADSDESQRALQQLKKKCQRLASELQDTKLHLEGQQGRNHDLEKKQRRFDGELAQAHEEAQRERLQREKLSREKDVLVAEAFGLKQLLEDRDADIAGLTQKVEGLEAELQDISSQESKDEASLAKVKKQLRDLEAKAKDQEEELDEQAGTIQMLEQAKLRLEMEMERLRQTHAKEVESRDEEVEEIRQSCQKKLKQMEVQLEEEYEDKQKVLREKRELESKLTAVSDQVNQRDFETEKRLRRDLKRTKALLADAQIMLDHLKNNAPSKREIAQLKNQLEESEFTCAAAVKARKSMEVEIEDLHLQIDDLSKAKAALEEQLSRLQREKNEVQSRLEEDQEDMNELMKKHKAAVAQASRDLAQMNDLQTQLEDVGKEKQELQEKLQGLQSQLEFLEQSMVDKSLVSRQEAKIRELETRLEFERTQVKRLESLATRLKENLEKLTEERDQRAAAESREKEQNKRLQRQLRDVKEEMGELAKKEAEASRKKHELEMDLESLEAANQSLQSDLKLAFKRIGDLQAAIEDEMESDSNEDLINSLQDMVTKYQKRKNKLDGDSDADSELEDRVDGVKSWLSKSKGSSKAVSDDGSLKGSRDGQDGGEPAERPASAASSLSYRKRAGLTDSIGGRGDERTLFSALGERPASPERPRRSARRDAEPRDRAAAVARAFAEASSRAREGLQKRWSLSATDVGKASAASAPVSRASSASWRGPDDEGDDGGSALSFALSSPGSLRSRRPDSRLSLARSRADEAEEGGGGARSPCSPPPLGRSFSVPPRPRSAASSAGGRPAAAPRSYLDPDLEAAIEEVLSYRPLGAARSHPGSDEEEEEEEDGRSVRSARSAILPRAADCPAGGLRRSASALDFCRPPRGKGRHGGSSAESSEEEEPKRKGSKKHAKKAKKKAKKKKKQPSESESSSESSSESSSESSSSSTVSYRSSSSIKKGPGKTGPAAEASAGAGRSGKEKKEEKKRKKQVDSLMMKYLYRPESD, from the exons ATGTTCAACCTGATGAAGAAGGACAAAGAGAAGGATGGGGccaggaaggagaagaaggagaagaaggagaagaaggagcgGATGTCGGCGGCTGAGCTCAAGAGCCTGGAGGAGATGAGCATGCGCCGGGGCTTCTTCAACCTCAACCGGGCCTCCAAGCGGGAGTCCAAGACCCGCCTGGAGATCTCCAACCCCATCCCCATCAAGGTGGCCAGCGGCTCCGACCTGCACCTCACGGACATCGACTCCGACAGCAACCGGGGCAGCGTCATCCTGGACTCGGGGCACCTGAGCACGGCCAGCTCCAGCGACGACCTCAAGGTGGACGACGGCAACTTCAAGGGCTCGGTGCTGCAGCGGGCGGCCAAGTTCGGCTCGCTGGCCAAGCAGAACTCGCAGATGATCGTCAAGCGCTTCTCCTTCTCGCAGAGGAGCCGGGACGAGAGCGCCTCGGAGACCTCGACGCCCTCCGAGCACTCGGCGGCCCCCTCGCCGCAGGTGGAGGTGCGCGCGCTGGAGACGCAGCTCGCCAAGCACGGCGCgtccccgggccgcccccggaGCCCGTCCGCCGCCTCGCTGCGAGCCCGCGTGCCCGAGCTCGTGGGCAAGCGCTTCCCCGCCGACCTGCGGCTGCCGGCCGTggtgcccccgcagccccctgctccccggcagctggagctgcagcggCGCAACACCGGCGATTTCGGCTTCTCCCTGCGCCGCACCACCATGCTGGACCGGGGCCCCGACGGGCAGGTGTACCGGCGCGTGGTGCACTTCGCCGAGCCCGGCGCCGGCACCAAAGACCTGGCGCTGGGGCTGGTGCCGGGCGACCGGCTGGTGGAGATCAACGGGCGAAACGTGGAGAGCAAGTCGCGGGACGAGATCGTGGAGATGATCCGGCAGTCGGGGGAGACGGTGCAGCTGAAGGTGCAGCCCATCCTGGAGCTGAGCGAGCTGAGCCGCTGCTGGCTGCGGGGCGGCGAGggcgcgcgccgcgccgcctgcGAG CTggaccccgcggccccggcgtcGGCACCCAGCCAG GCCAAGACGGAGGAGCAGATGGCGGCCGAGGAGGCCTGGTACGAGACGGACAAGGTGTGGCTGGTGCACCGGGATGGCTTCTCCTTGG CGAGCCAGCTCCGGGCGGACGAGGCCAGCCTGCTGCCCGAGGGCAAGGCGAAGGTGAAGCTGGACCATGACGGGGCCGTCCTGGAGGTGGATGAGGACGACGTGGAGAAG GCCAACCCCCCGTCCTGCGACCGCGCCGAGGACCTCGCCAGCCTCGTCTACCTCAACGAGTCCAGCGTGCTGCACACGCTGCGGCAGCGCTACGGCGGCAACCTCGTGCACACCTACGCCGGGCCCACCATGGTCATCGTCAACCCGCTGAGCTCCCCGTCCATGTACTCCGAGAAG GTCATGCACATGTTCAAAGGGTGCCGCCGGGAGGACATGTCGCCGCACATCTACGCCGTGGCGCAGGCCGCCTACCGCAGCATGCTGATGAGCCGCCAGGACCAGGCCGTggtgctgctgggcagcagcggcagcggcaagACCACCAACTGCCAGCACCTGGTGCAGTACCTGGCCACCATCGCCGGCAGCACGGGCAAGGTCTTCTCGG CGGAGAAGTGGCAGGCTCTGTACACCATCCTGGAGGCTTTTGGCAATAGCAGCACCAGCATGAACGGCAACGCCACCCGCTTCTCCCAGATCATCTCCCTGGACTTCGACCAGGCCGGGCAGGTGGCCTCCGCCTCGGTGCAG ACGCTGCTGCTCGAGAAGCTCCGTGTCGCCCGGCGCCCGGCCAACGAAGCCACCTTCAACGTCTTCTACTACCTGCTGGCCTGCTCCGATAGCGCCCTGCG GACCGAGCTTCACTTCAACCACCTGGCAGAGAACAACGTCTTTGGCATTGTGCCACTTTCCAAG CCGGAGGAAAAGCAGAAGGCGACGCAGCAGTTCAACAAGCTGCAGGCCGCCATGAAGGTGATGGGCATCTCTGGCGACGAGCAGAAGGCCTTCTGGCTCGTCCTGGGGGCCATTTACCACCTCGGGGCTGCCGGAGCCACCAAAG AGCCGCTGGCGGACGGAGCCG ACGCCGACGAAG CCGGGAGGAAGCAGTTTGCGCGGCACGAGTGGGCTCAGAAAGCCGCCtacctgctgggctgcggcctggAGGAGCTCTCCTCCTCCGTCTTCAAGCACCAGCCCAAGGGCAGCCTGCAGAGATCCACCTCCTTCCGCCAGGGCCCCGAGGACGCCGGCCTGGGCGACGGCACAG GTCCCAAGCTTTCGGCGCTGGAGTGCTTGGAGGGCATGGCCGCGGGCTTGTACTCGGAGCTCTTCACCCTGCTCATCTCGCTGCTCAACAG GGCCCTCAAGTCGAGCCAGCACTCGCTGTGCTCGGTGACGGTGGTGGACACCCCCGGCGCCCAGAACCCGGCGCTGGCGGGGCAGAGCCGCGGGGCCACCTTCGAGGAGCTGTGCCACAACTACGCCCAGGAGCGCCTGCAGCTGCTCTTCCACCAGCGCACCTGTGCCCAGGAGCTCGAGCGCTACAAGGAG GAAAACATAGAGCTTGCACTGGCTGACACAGAGCCCAGCACCCCGGGCTCTGTAGCCACTGTAGACCAGCCCTCACACCAGGCACTG GTGCGCTCGCTGGCCCGCACGGACGAGGCCCGcgggctgctgtggctgctggaggaggaggcgctGCAGCCCGGCGGCACCGAGGACACCTTGCTGGAGCGGCTCTTCTCCTACTACGGCCCCCAGGAGGGCGGCAAGAAAG GGCACGACCCGCTGCTCCCCAGCGACAAGCCCCGCCACTTCTTCCTGGGCCACAGCTCGGGGACCAACTGGGTGGAGTACGATGCCACGGGCTGGCTCAACCACGTCAAGCACAACCCGGCCTCCCAGAACGCCTCCGTGCTGCTGCAGGAGTCGCAGAA GAAGATCATCAGCAGCCTGTTCGCGGGCCGCGCCGGCTCGGCGCTGGTGCTGTCGGGCTCGGTGgcggggctggagggggggtCCCAGCTGGCGCTGCGCCGGGCCACCAGCATGCGCAAGACCTTCACCACCGGCGTGGCCGCCGTGAAGAAGAAGTCGCTGTGCATCCAGATCAAGCTGCAAGTG GACGCCCTCATCGACAGCATCAAGAAGTCCAAGGTGCACTTCGTGCACTGCTTCCTGCCCAAGGcggagggcgccggcggggacccccggggcctgCCGTCCCAGCGGGTCAGCGGCAGCGAGCTGGACCTGCCGGCGGAGCACTGCGAGGCCGGCCTCATGCAGCTCGATGTGCCGCTGCTGCGCGCCCAGCTCCGGGGCTCCCGCCTGCTCGACGCCCTGCGCATGTACCGCCAAG GTTACCCCGACCACATGGTCTTCGCGGAGTTCAGGCGGCGCTTCGACGTCCTGGCCCCTCACCTGACGAAGAAGCACGGCCGCAACTACATCGTGGTGGACGAGAAGCGG GCGGTGGAAGAGCTGCTGGAGTCGCTGGACTTGGAGAAGAGCAGCTACCACATGGGCCTGAGCCGG gtGTTTTTCCGGGCAGGGTGCCTGGCCAGGCTGGAGGAGCAGCGGGACGAGCAGACGAGCAAGAACATCACGCTGTTCCAGGCGGCGTGCAGGGGGTTCCTGGCACGGCAGCTCTTCAAGAAGAGGAAG ATCCAGGATCTGGCCATCCGCTGCGTGCAGAAGAACATCAAGAAGAACAAGGGGGTGAAGGGCTGGCCCTGGTGGAAGCTGTTCACCACCGTGCGGCCCCTCATCGAGGTGCAGCTCACCGAGGACCAGATCCGCGGCAAGGAC GAAGAGATCCAGCAGCTCAAGGGCAAACTCGAGAAGGTGGAGAAGGAGCGCAACGAGCTCCGGCTGCACAGCGACCGCCTGGAGAGCAGG ATCACGGAGCTGACGTCGGAGCTGACGGACGAGCGCAACGCGGGCGAGTCGGCCTCGCAGCTGCTGGACGCCGAGACGGCCGAGAGGCTGCAGGCCGAGAAGGAGATGAAGGACCTGCAG gccaaGTACGATGCTCTGAAGAAGCAGATGGAGTCCATGGAGATGGAGGTGATGGAGGCCCGGCTCATCCGGGCGGCCGAGCTCAACGGGGAGCTGGACGACGATGACTCAG GTGGCGAGTGGCGGCTGAAATACGAGCGGGCGGTGCGGGAGATCGACTTCACCAAGaagcggctgcagcaggagctggaggacaagctggagctggagcagcagggcAAGAGGCAGCTGGAGAGGAGG CTGACGGACCTGCAGGCCGACAGCGACGAGAGCCAGCGGGCgctgcagcagctgaagaagaAGTGCCAGCGCCTGGCGTCGGAGCTGCAGGACACCAAGCTGCACCTCGAGGGCCAGCAGGGACGCAACCACGACCTGGAGAAGAAGCAGCGGAg GTTCGACGGCGAGCTCGCGCAGGCCCACGAGGAAGCGCAGCGGGAGAGGCTGCAGCGGGAGAAGCTGAGCCGGGAGAAGGACGTGCTGGTGGCCGAGGCCTTCGGCCTCAAGCAGCTGCTGGAG GACAGGGACGCGGACATCGCCGGCCTGACGCAGAAGGTGGAGGGGCTGGAGGCCGAGCTGCAGGACATCTCGTCGCAGGAGTCCAAGGACGAGGCCTCCCTCGCCAAGGTGAAGAAGCAGCTGCGCGACCTGGAGGCGAAGGCCAAGGAccaggaggaggaactggatgAGCAGGCCGGCACCATCCAGATGCTGGAGCAG GCCAAGCTGCggctggagatggagatggagcgGCTGCGGCAGACCCACGCCAAGGAGGTGGAGAGCCGCGACGAGGAGGTGGAGGAGATACGGCAGTCGTGCCAGAAGAAG CTGAAGCAGATGGAggtgcagctggaggaggagtATGAAGACAAGCAGAAGGTGCTGAGGGAGAAGCGGGAGCTGGAGAGCAAGTTAACCGCCGTCAGCGACCAG GTCAACCAGCGGGACTTTGAGACGGAGAAGCGCCTGCGCAGGGACCTGAAGAGGACCAAGGCGCTGCTGGCCGACGCTCAGATCATGCTCGACCACCTGAAGAACAACGCGCCCAGCAAGAGGGAGATCGCCCAGCTCAAGAACCAG ctcGAGGAGTCGGAGTTCACCTGCGCGGCCGCCGTCAAAGCCCGCAAGTCCATGGAGGTGGAAATCGAAGATCTCCACTTGCAGATCGACGACCTCTCCAAGGCCAAGGCGGCG ctggaggagcagctgagCCGGCTGCAGCGGGAGAAGAACGAGGTGCAGAGTCGCCTGGAGGAGGACCAGGAGGACATGAACGAACTGATGAAGAAGCACAAGGCAGCCGTGGCCCAG GCTTCCCGGGACCTGGCGCAGATGAACGACCTCCAGACGCAGCTGGAGGACGTCGGcaaggagaagcaggagctgcaggagaag CTGCAagggctgcagagccagctggagTTCCTCGAGCAGTCCATGGTGGACAAGTCGCTGGTGAGCCGGCAGGAAGCCAAGATCCGCGAGCTGGAGACGCGGCTGGAGTTCGAGCGGACGCAAGTCAAGCGGCTGGAG AGCCTGGCCACGCGCCTCAAGGAGAACCTGGAGAAGCTGACGGAGGAGCGGGACCAGCGGGCAGCCGCCGAGAGCCGCGAGAAGGAGCAGAACAAGCGGCTGCAGCGGCAGCTCCGCGACGTCAAGGAGGAGATGGGCGAGCTGGCCAAGAAGGAGGCGGAGGCCAGCCGCAAGAAGCACGAGCTG GAGATGGACCTGGAGAGCCTGGAGGCCGCCAACCAGAGCCTGCAGTCGGACCTGAAGCTGGCCTTCAAGCGCATCGGGGACCTGCAGGCTGCCATCGAGGACGAGATGGAGAGCGACAGCAACGAGGACCTCATCAACAG tTTGCAGGACATGGTgacaaaatatcagaaaagaaagaataaact CGACGGCGACTCGGACGCGGACTCGGAGCTGGAGGACCGGGTGGACGGCGTCAAGTCGTGGCTCTCCAAGAGCAAAGGCTCCTCCAAAGCGGTCTCGGACGACGGCAGCCTCAAGGGCAGCAG GGACGGGCAGGACGGCGGGGAGCCCGCGGAGCGGCCGGCGTCGGCGGCGAGCTCGCTCAGCTACCGCAAGCGCGCCGGCCTCACCGACTCCATCGGCGGCCGCGGGGACGAGCGGACGCTCTTCTCCGCCCTGGGCGAGCGGCCGGCGTCGCCCGAGCGCCCGCGCCGCAGTGCCCGACGGGACGCCGAGCCCCGGGACCGGGCGGCCGCCGTGGCGCGGGCTTTCGCCGAGGCCAGCAGCCGGGCGCGCGAGGGGCTGCAGAAGCGCTGGTCCCTCTCGGCCACCGACGTGGGCAAAgcctccgccgcctccgccccggTGAGCCGGGCGTCCTCGGCCTCGTGGCGCGGCCCGGACGACGAGGGGGACGACGGCGGCTCGGCGCTGAGCTTCGCCCTCTCCAGCCCGGGCAGCCTGCGGAGCCGCCGGCCCGACTCGCGGCTCTCGCTGGCCCGGAGCCGCGCGGATGAGgcggaggagggcggcggcggtgcccgctCGCCCTGCAGCCCGCCGCCGCTGGGGCGCAGCTTCTCcgtgccgccgcggccgcgcagtgCCGCCTCCAGCGCCGgtggccgccccgccgccgcgccccgctcctACCTCGACCCCGACCTGGAGGCCGCCATCGAGGAGGTGCTCAGCTACCGGCCCCTCGGGGCGGCGCGCTCCCACCCCGGCtccgacgaggaggaggaggaggaggaagacggCAGGAGCGTGCGCAGTGCCCGCAGCGCCATACTGCCGCGCGCCGCCGACTGCCCCGCCGGTGGCCTCCGCCGCTCTGCCTCCGCCCTCGACTTctgccggccgccccgcggcaaGGGCCGGCACGGGGGCAGCTCCGCCGAGTCCTCCGAGGAAGAGGAGCCGAAGAGGAAGGGCTCCAAGAAGCACGCCAAGAAGGCCAAGAAGAAagccaagaagaagaagaagcagccgTCCGAGTCTGAGTCCTCCTCCGAGTCCTCCAGCGAGTCCTCCTCCGAGTCCTCCTCCAGCTCCACCGTCTCCTACCggagcagctccagcatcaaGAAGGGCCCCGGGAAGACGGGCCCGGCCGCGGAGGCAAGCGCCGGAGCGGGGCGCTCCGgcaaggagaagaaggaggagaagaagcGGAAGAAGCAGGTCGACAGCCTGATGATGAAGTAC